Proteins encoded in a region of the Candidatus Zixiibacteriota bacterium genome:
- a CDS encoding DEAD/DEAH box helicase: MTHQTRKSVPPGHIRSADRPAKSSHSGFSGLGIAPGLLDAIDRLKFSEPTPIQKQSIPISIEGKDLIAIAQTGTGKTLAFAVPMIQRLAQIKGRGLIITPTRELALQIDEALNDVGRSLGLRTTVLIGGAPMAPQRRSLEREPRVIVATPGRLLDHLEHRFVSLTDVQILVLDEADRMLDMGFAPQINKILAAVPKKRQMMLFSATMPKEILALARREMQVPIHVEVAPSGTAPAKVVQEIFFVEKGAKTQLLKVVLEQYLGPVLIFTRTKHGARKLAREVKSMGHSAAEIHSNRSMPQRREALDGFKSGKYRALVATDIASRGIDVSGIELVVNYDLPSNSEDYVHRIGRTARAGLSGRAISFATLAQKKDIRDIERLIRTDIPIVKLPPLPLQRRGEFAPKSSRADEPPQRPYSDQRPSKKPISSRRSSNRVGFRWRRRR, translated from the coding sequence TTGACGCATCAAACACGAAAATCTGTCCCGCCGGGCCATATCAGGTCAGCTGATCGGCCGGCCAAATCCTCTCACAGTGGGTTTTCCGGCCTTGGGATCGCCCCCGGTCTGCTCGATGCCATTGACCGCCTCAAATTCAGCGAACCAACACCGATCCAAAAGCAGTCCATCCCCATAAGTATCGAGGGGAAGGACCTTATTGCGATCGCTCAAACCGGGACCGGCAAGACACTCGCGTTTGCCGTTCCCATGATTCAGCGCCTGGCCCAAATCAAGGGACGCGGCCTCATCATTACGCCGACTCGTGAATTGGCGCTTCAGATCGACGAAGCCCTCAATGATGTCGGCCGATCTTTGGGCCTGCGGACCACCGTGCTGATAGGTGGAGCGCCAATGGCGCCCCAGCGCCGCTCGCTCGAGCGGGAACCGCGTGTAATCGTCGCCACGCCGGGACGCCTGCTTGACCACCTCGAACACCGGTTTGTCAGTCTTACCGACGTGCAAATTCTTGTCCTCGACGAGGCGGATCGGATGCTCGACATGGGCTTTGCTCCCCAGATCAACAAGATTCTGGCCGCGGTTCCGAAAAAACGTCAGATGATGCTCTTTTCAGCGACCATGCCGAAGGAAATTCTGGCCCTCGCACGGCGGGAAATGCAAGTTCCGATTCATGTGGAAGTCGCCCCATCGGGAACAGCTCCAGCCAAAGTCGTTCAGGAGATTTTTTTCGTGGAAAAAGGGGCAAAGACGCAATTGCTCAAGGTTGTGCTTGAACAGTATCTGGGTCCGGTGCTCATTTTCACCCGGACCAAGCATGGGGCGCGAAAGCTCGCGCGCGAGGTGAAAAGTATGGGGCATTCGGCCGCGGAGATCCATTCGAATCGGAGCATGCCGCAGCGACGCGAGGCGCTCGACGGTTTCAAGTCGGGCAAGTACCGCGCTCTGGTGGCGACCGATATCGCCTCACGGGGAATCGATGTGTCCGGAATTGAGTTGGTTGTCAACTATGATCTGCCGTCGAATTCTGAAGATTATGTCCATCGTATCGGACGTACCGCGCGAGCAGGCCTATCCGGTCGGGCGATATCATTTGCTACCCTCGCCCAGAAAAAAGATATCAGGGACATTGAGCGGTTGATCAGAACCGACATCCCAATAGTGAAATTGCCCCCGTTGCCGCTTCAGCGTCGAGGGGAATTTGCACCCAAATCCTCCCGCGCCGACGAACCGCCGCAGCGCCCATATTCGGATCAACGGCCGTCAAAGAAACCGATATCTTCGCGCCGTTCGTCGAATCGGGTAGGTTTCCGATGGCGGAGACGGAGATAG